The Balneola sp. genomic sequence TGCCTACTTTACTGTACAACTTAAGAACAGCAGATTAGAAGCCGAGGCAAATATGCTTTCAAATGAAACAGTTTCTCTACGCTGGCACTTTTAACATCCTTCATCTTCCCTTATTTTTGAGCCATGATTAAGCAGATTCTCACCAGTAAGTATCTTTATTTTTGTGTGCTCGGATTGATCCTAGTAGGCGCCGTAAGTCTTCTCACGATCGATAAGCTTATTATGCCTATCTATACCAATTATAATGAAGGTGTAACGGTACCCGATGTAACCCGAATATCACTTACAGAAGCAGAGGAACTGTTAACCTCCTACGGATTGAGAGTTGAAGTATCTGATCGTAGAGCCAATTCAGCTTTCCCTGCCGACTACGTAATTGACCAGGCTCCTGCACCATCAGTACTGGTAAAGCCAAACCGAAAAGTATATCTGACCGTTAACACCGCTGTTAAACCCCAGGTTATTGTACCTAACGTGGTAAATCTTTCGCTTCGTAATGCGCAGATTCAGCTTCAAAATTATGGACTCGAGGTAGGCTCAATCAGTTATGAATCTTCCCGGTTCAAAAATGCTGTACTCCGTCAATCTATTCCTCAAGGTATTACTGTAGAAAAAGGACGCGCCATTGATCTTGTTGTGAGCGATGGACTTGGCGACAAAATTGTAGACATTCCTGAAATCAGAGGACTTCGGTTACCGGATGCTCAACTCAAGCTTCGTGAGGTTGGGTTGCGGGTTGGAGAAATTAGATTTCAGCCCATTAAAGATGTAGTACCAAATACGGTACTCGACTATACCCCCAATGTGACGCAAATGGTTGAAGGCGGAACATTATCACTGGTCATTTCTGAGCGATTTGAGGCTGTTGAGGTACTTGAAGGTGGCGCCGTAATTATCGATTCTACGGGCAATCAAATTCCGGTACCTAACAACCAAAACAATAATTAATGAACTTCAACCTACCCGCTCTAGCTCCTTCTATTCTCTCCGCCAATTTTACCAACCTCGAAGCCGATATTAAGGCCATTTTAGAAGGCGGAGCCAATTGGATTCATTGTGATGTTATGGATGGACATTTCGTACCTAATATCACCTTTGGCCCAGGAATCATTAAACAAGTAAGCAAAATTGCTCCGGATGCTTTTATCGATACTCATTTAATGATCGAAAAACCGGATCAGTATATCGACAACTTTGTTGAAGCCGGTTCAGAACTAATTTCTGTTCATTTTGAAGCTTGTACTCACTTACATCGAAGCATTCAGAAAATTAAAAGTCATGGTGTTATGGCTGGGGTAGCTATTAACCCTGCTACTTCCATTTATAATATTGAGCCAATTCTTGAATATATAGACATGGTAGTGGTAATGAGCGTGAACCCAGGTTTTGGTGGACAAAGTTTTATTGAAAGCAGTTACGACCGCCTTCAGGAACTTGCTGATATACGTGAATCAGAGGGGCATGGATTTCTCATCCAGGTGGATGGAGGAGTAAATCTGAAAAACATTAAAAAGATTGCAGAAGCTGGTGCTGATGTTCTTGTTTCAGGAAATAGTGTTTTTAGTGCTAAAGATATTCCTGCTAGAGTTACTGAACTGCAATCTCTAATGTCATGAGCGAGAAAAAGCATTTCAAAAGAGTTTTAGCTGCAGGGTTAATTGGTAATATTCTGGAGTGGTATGATTTTGCCGTTTATGGGTTCTTTGCAGCTACCATAGCCGAACAGTTTTTCCCTTCTGGAAATCCAACAACATCACTTATTGCTGCTTTTGGAGCATTTGCTGCTGGTTTCCTGATGCGCCCTATTGGAGCCATCTTCTTTGGGAGAATCGGTGACAAGGTGGGACGGAAAAAGATGCTGTTTCTGTCGGTCATGCTTATGGCCATTCCGACTTTCATCATCGGTGTTCTTCCTACGCATAGTCAAATTGGAATAAGTGCCGCTATATTAATGGTATTGATGAGAATGCTCCAGGGTTTATCAGTTGGTGGTGAGTACACAGGATCCATTGTATTTCTGATTGAGCATGCGCCAGATCACAGAAGAGGATTCTTTAGCTCTTTTAGTATGATGGGAGCTACACTTGGAATTCTTTTAGGTTCTGGTTTCGGAGCTCTAATTACAGGATTACTTACTGAAGCCGAGTTAGCAGCCTGGGGCTGGAGAATTCCGTTTTTGGTTGGTATATCCATTGGTATCATTGGATTTTTGATTCGAAGAGGACTTCCTGAAACTCCCGCATCAGAAGAGAAAATTGAAGCGCCGCTAAAGGAAGCATTCACAAACCATAAGAAGCCCATGCTTCAATCCATAGGATTGAACATTATGGGAGCGGTAAGCTTTTATATCATTTTCATTTATCTGGCTACCTGGTTGGTTCAGGAGGTACATGAAACCAAATCTGAGGCTCTGGATATCAATACCATTAGTCTCTTTGTTCTCTTAATTTCAGCACCCTTATTTGCCATGCTTTCTGATAAAATAGGTCGTAAACCTATGCTCATTGCTGGAACCATTTTAATGGCAGTATTGGCATATCCATTGATCTGGTTAATGCATCACCATGTATTTTGGATGATTTTACTTGGCCAGTCCATCTTTGCGATCGCCTTATCCATTTTTATGAGCACCATTCCAGCCTTTATGACCGAATTGTTTCCAGCCAGGGTACGAGCAAGTGCTACCAGTGTGAGTTATAATATCCCTTATGCGCTCTTTGGAGGAACAGCTCCTATGGTAGCCGTCTGGTTGATCTCTGTGACTGGTAACCCTGATGCCATTGCCGGATACATCATAGTAGTTTCTTTATTAGCCTTCTTTATCGCATTAACTGTTAAAGAGACTAAGGGTAAGCCAATTCACTAAAATCCTTGTAATCTTTTATTTATTTAAATAAAGAATATTTACAAGTCAGAGATAATAACCTCTAATTGGCTACTAGTTAGTGCTCCCTCATATACACTACCGTTTATTATGATAGTTGGGATTGAGTTAATCCCTAGCTTTTCTGCTAGTTCGATGTCGTTTTGAATTAAATCTTTTGTTTCTTTGTTTTCAAAACAGCTGATAAAACTATTCTCTTCAATACCTAAGCCCAAAGCCAAATCTTTAATTAAACTATCACTCAAGCTGCTGTTATTTTCAAATAGTAGATGGTGTAAAGGTAAAAAACTGTTGTCCTTGCGAGCGCATTCTACCGCTATGGCGGAACTTAAAGCATTGTCATGGTAATCCAGTGGTAAATGCTTATAAATAATCCTAACATCGTTTTTAATATCTTTTGATAATAGTTTCAGCTCATCTTCTAGTTTTGTGCAAAAGGGACATTCGTAGTCATAATATTTTATTAGTGTCGCTTTTGCTTCAGGAGTACCTTCTATAAAGCTATGTTGTATAAAATCTTCCCAGCCAGTGATTTCTTTAATAGGAATCGTAGGGGAGTTTCCATTAGAAGTATTTATGTTAGATGAGAAAAACTCATTTTTGATAAGAATTGCTGTTACTACAATTGCACAAACTATTAGTACAATATTTGTAGCCACCGAAATCTTTTCTTTCATATCTCTCAATTTAGCTTGTAGTTGTATACTATAATTTTTTGCTCATACTCTGAGTTCTCTAACCCATATATCCTATTCTCTGAAATGTGCTTTATATCCAGGTTGCTACCCAAGTTCGTTTTATTAAGTACTTCATGTGAGTCATAGTCTATCAGAAAAAGCTCATTGTCATGAGTCTGCACCCAGATACCCTTTTCTGAAATAAAAAAGTCTTTGTAATAAGGTAGGTATTCATTGATGAGATCCGAGAATCGGTCTTGATAGCTTTCACTTAAATAAGAATTTATTATCTCATCAGTTACTTTTTTCTCTTCTAAAAAGTCTAGATTTATCTCATCCAAGACCTCACCATCAATATCAATAACCTGAATAATATTGAACCTTCCATTTCCAAGAAAAAATTTAGTACCATGAAGAACTGGTCTAAACACAGTCTTAGCTCCTAAAGGATTTGTCCTAACACTTATACTTCCCCCTCCTTGCCTAACAAAAGCTTCATCCATTTGAACAGACACCAAATTATCCCTTTTAATTCTCCCTTCTTTATTTACTAAAGACAACTTATCGACAGCTCCAGATAAATTAATATTTGGGCTATATGAAGTCTTGTAACGAAATAAGAAAGAAAGGTTATCAGAATTCTTTTCTTTAACTAAACTAAAAATGCTTGGAAAACTTAGTGGCTTTGAAGTGACCGTGAATTCTCGGGAATAATGAAATTTACCTTCAATCAAGTTAAAGCAAAGAATCTTTAATCTCGATGAGTCATAGACATATAAAGAATCCTTTATAGAGTCTAAAAATAAAGTACTAGGTTGTAAGAACTCACCAGGTCCCCGACCTTGTGAATCATAAACCTGTATTAGCTTACCGGAATTTATATCGATTGATAATAGTGATTTACTACTCCAATCGTTAGCTATGATATTGCCATGACTATCAATTTGTAAGTGATTAAGGTATCCAAACAGTATATCATCATTAGTAGAAGAAATCTCTAGTGACTTTGAAAAATTGATGCTAACACTATTCTGTGAGGCAGAGTCTTGGCTAAATAGAAAAAGAAATACAAATATACGGATGAACTTAGAACGAAATATCAATATTGGTATTCCCGATTTAATTTTCTGCTACAGTTGGTGGTTCACATACTCCTCGAGCTGCACATCCTTCTCCAGATGCTACACACCAACAACCTTGACAAACGTTCCCATTGCTATTTGTACAACTCACACATACGGTGCAATCTGGATCGCTAGAAATAGTTGCGACTAACTTCTCTTTACCTTCGATTCCGCCGATAAGAAATGAACCAATAAATACATACAGTACTAAAAAATATTTAACTTTCTTCATGATTATTTTATTTAGTTACCCAGGACCCATCTCGCAGACCATACCTTCTCCTGCATCACACCCGTTTTGATCTGCACAACATTTAGCATCACTCGGTTCTGTATGAACAACATCGCAACATTGTTCTCCATTTCCACCAGTACAACAAACAATGTACATTGGCTCGGATATATAGTTGCTTGCTTTTGTATGATTTATTGAGATAAAACCAATTGCTATTACTAAGAGGGAAAGTATTTTTTTTGACATAGTACTAGGATTGAATTTTTGGTTAACCTTCCTGTGGAGTAGTTTCCGTTTCACATGTTGAATCATCTTCTGATGAACAATAAGTACAGGAATTGAAATCAGCCTTGCATTTCCATCCACAGCACCGAATCCCTGTTACACTAGTGCAACAAGCTGATTGCGCAAGTTCAGCAGATTTAGCCTGAACTGATTTATTAGGCATTAAAACGAATAGTTCTACAGCTATTAATAAAGACAAAAATATTTTGAGCATAATATTCCTTTCTTGGTTACCTCTAGTATAATTGTCAG encodes the following:
- a CDS encoding 6-bladed beta-propeller, which produces MKSGIPILIFRSKFIRIFVFLFLFSQDSASQNSVSINFSKSLEISSTNDDILFGYLNHLQIDSHGNIIANDWSSKSLLSIDINSGKLIQVYDSQGRGPGEFLQPSTLFLDSIKDSLYVYDSSRLKILCFNLIEGKFHYSREFTVTSKPLSFPSIFSLVKEKNSDNLSFLFRYKTSYSPNINLSGAVDKLSLVNKEGRIKRDNLVSVQMDEAFVRQGGGSISVRTNPLGAKTVFRPVLHGTKFFLGNGRFNIIQVIDIDGEVLDEINLDFLEEKKVTDEIINSYLSESYQDRFSDLINEYLPYYKDFFISEKGIWVQTHDNELFLIDYDSHEVLNKTNLGSNLDIKHISENRIYGLENSEYEQKIIVYNYKLN
- a CDS encoding MFS transporter, which codes for MSEKKHFKRVLAAGLIGNILEWYDFAVYGFFAATIAEQFFPSGNPTTSLIAAFGAFAAGFLMRPIGAIFFGRIGDKVGRKKMLFLSVMLMAIPTFIIGVLPTHSQIGISAAILMVLMRMLQGLSVGGEYTGSIVFLIEHAPDHRRGFFSSFSMMGATLGILLGSGFGALITGLLTEAELAAWGWRIPFLVGISIGIIGFLIRRGLPETPASEEKIEAPLKEAFTNHKKPMLQSIGLNIMGAVSFYIIFIYLATWLVQEVHETKSEALDINTISLFVLLISAPLFAMLSDKIGRKPMLIAGTILMAVLAYPLIWLMHHHVFWMILLGQSIFAIALSIFMSTIPAFMTELFPARVRASATSVSYNIPYALFGGTAPMVAVWLISVTGNPDAIAGYIIVVSLLAFFIALTVKETKGKPIH
- a CDS encoding PASTA domain-containing protein — protein: MIKQILTSKYLYFCVLGLILVGAVSLLTIDKLIMPIYTNYNEGVTVPDVTRISLTEAEELLTSYGLRVEVSDRRANSAFPADYVIDQAPAPSVLVKPNRKVYLTVNTAVKPQVIVPNVVNLSLRNAQIQLQNYGLEVGSISYESSRFKNAVLRQSIPQGITVEKGRAIDLVVSDGLGDKIVDIPEIRGLRLPDAQLKLREVGLRVGEIRFQPIKDVVPNTVLDYTPNVTQMVEGGTLSLVISERFEAVEVLEGGAVIIDSTGNQIPVPNNQNNN
- the rpe gene encoding ribulose-phosphate 3-epimerase; this translates as MNFNLPALAPSILSANFTNLEADIKAILEGGANWIHCDVMDGHFVPNITFGPGIIKQVSKIAPDAFIDTHLMIEKPDQYIDNFVEAGSELISVHFEACTHLHRSIQKIKSHGVMAGVAINPATSIYNIEPILEYIDMVVVMSVNPGFGGQSFIESSYDRLQELADIRESEGHGFLIQVDGGVNLKNIKKIAEAGADVLVSGNSVFSAKDIPARVTELQSLMS